The nucleotide sequence GCGCATTAGGTCAGCCCTGTCGAGAGCACCTGGACTAAGTATTCATTGTCCCATCCGGCACGCAGGCGGCGGATGGGGAGGCCCACCGTTTCGCCGGGCTGGCGTTTGAGCAGTTGGAGGGCCATCCGC is from Deltaproteobacteria bacterium and encodes:
- a CDS encoding ISAs1 family transposase, giving the protein RMALQLLKRQPGETVGLPIRRLRAGWDNEYLVQVLSTGLT